In a single window of the Pseudohongiella acticola genome:
- a CDS encoding Hsp20 family protein, producing the protein MRNFDFAPLYRSTVGFEHLSQLLDSIAQRDQNQPSYPPYNIERLDKDDYRITMAVAGFNEDELSIQSEQQTLKVRGDKAADSTERQYLHQGIAARNFERTFQLAEHVKVVNANLENGLLHIELHREVPETMKPRQIPIGRSADTLIEGQ; encoded by the coding sequence ATGAGAAATTTTGATTTTGCACCTTTGTACCGTTCAACTGTTGGTTTTGAACACTTGAGTCAGTTGCTGGATTCCATTGCGCAACGAGACCAGAATCAGCCCAGTTATCCACCCTATAATATCGAACGGCTGGACAAGGACGATTACCGAATTACCATGGCAGTTGCCGGATTTAATGAGGATGAACTGAGCATCCAGTCCGAGCAGCAGACATTAAAAGTGCGCGGCGATAAAGCGGCGGACAGTACCGAGCGACAGTACCTGCATCAAGGTATTGCAGCCAGAAATTTTGAACGTACTTTCCAGCTTGCGGAGCATGTGAAAGTCGTCAATGCGAATCTGGAAAACGGGTTGCTGCACATTGAGTTGCACCGTGAGGTTCCCGAGACCATGAAGCCCCGGCAGATCCCGATTGGGCGCTCAGCTGACACCCTGATTGAAGGCCAATGA
- a CDS encoding zinc-binding alcohol dehydrogenase family protein, translating into MKAVGYTDGPLIDFDTSEPAPGPRDLLVAVNAIAVNPVDTKIRGRVKPEDGTPKILGWDAVGRVSAVGAEVKSFKVGDRVWYAGDVSRQGCNAQYQCVDERIAALAPTSLSDSEAAALPLTTITAWEMLFDRLQIPGGEDGAGRVLLIVGASGGVGSMLVQLARQLTRATVIATASRPESKAWVERLGAHHVLDHSQSLQKQLAATGLADITDAACVNRTGEHYPDIVAMMRPQGRLCLIDDPVEPLDIKLMKQKSLSLHWEFMFTRPLFTTSDMKAQHALLSDVAGLIDKGSLQTTLGEHFGVINAANLERAHDAMKTEHTLGKVVLEGFEL; encoded by the coding sequence ATGAAAGCTGTAGGATACACAGACGGACCCCTTATCGATTTCGATACCTCTGAGCCCGCGCCCGGGCCCCGCGATCTGCTGGTTGCCGTCAATGCCATCGCAGTGAACCCGGTAGATACCAAGATTCGTGGACGTGTCAAACCTGAGGACGGAACCCCCAAGATTCTGGGCTGGGATGCCGTCGGTCGTGTCAGCGCGGTCGGTGCCGAGGTTAAGTCATTCAAGGTTGGCGATAGAGTCTGGTACGCCGGTGACGTCAGTCGTCAGGGCTGCAATGCCCAGTATCAGTGTGTTGATGAACGCATTGCAGCATTGGCGCCAACGTCGTTAAGTGATTCTGAGGCCGCTGCCTTGCCGCTGACCACCATTACCGCATGGGAAATGCTGTTCGATCGCCTACAGATACCAGGCGGCGAGGACGGTGCCGGACGGGTATTGCTGATTGTTGGGGCCAGTGGCGGCGTAGGTTCCATGCTGGTGCAGCTTGCACGACAATTAACCCGTGCCACGGTTATTGCCACGGCATCCAGGCCGGAGAGCAAAGCCTGGGTAGAGCGCCTGGGAGCCCATCACGTTCTTGATCACAGCCAGTCGCTACAGAAGCAACTGGCGGCCACTGGCCTGGCTGACATCACGGATGCAGCCTGCGTGAACCGTACCGGCGAACATTATCCCGATATTGTTGCCATGATGCGCCCGCAAGGTCGGCTGTGTCTGATTGATGATCCTGTTGAGCCGCTGGATATCAAGTTGATGAAGCAGAAAAGCCTGTCTCTGCACTGGGAATTCATGTTTACCCGACCGCTGTTCACCACGTCAGATATGAAAGCCCAGCATGCGCTGTTATCCGATGTCGCCGGTCTGATTGATAAAGGGTCTCTGCAAACCACGCTGGGTGAACATTTTGGCGTAATCAATGCTGCCAATCTTGAACGTGCCCATGACGCCATGAAAACCGAACACACCCTTGGAAAGGTTGTCCTTGAAGGTTTCGAGCTCTGA
- a CDS encoding alpha-ketoacid dehydrogenase subunit beta → MTANTASKNKEKAVGKSRATNARPGADNVHGVTLVEAINLALRRALSDDPDVVVLGEDIGINGGVFRATLGLREAFGYKRVIDTPLAEALIAGISVGMASQGMRPVAEIQFMGFINATVEQMLCHAGRLRNRTRGRLSCPMVLRAPFGGGIHAPEHHSESTEAMFAHMPGLRVVIPSSPTRAYGLLLSAIRNPDPVVFLEPKRIYRMVRQQVVDDGQGLPLDTCFTLREGTDLTLVSWGAMVHETLLAAKQLEEIGVAAEVIDVATISPLDMDTIRRSVEKTGRCVVIQEAPRSFGVGSEISARIAEEALLYLRAPVQRVAGYDTPMPYPGNESLYMPSVADIVDAATATLENA, encoded by the coding sequence ATGACAGCTAACACTGCCAGCAAGAACAAAGAAAAGGCGGTCGGAAAATCCCGGGCCACCAATGCAAGACCTGGCGCCGACAATGTGCATGGCGTGACACTCGTCGAAGCGATAAACCTCGCCCTGCGACGCGCACTTAGCGATGACCCAGACGTTGTTGTGCTGGGGGAAGACATTGGCATCAATGGCGGTGTGTTCAGAGCGACCCTGGGCCTGCGCGAGGCATTCGGCTACAAACGGGTAATTGATACACCACTGGCGGAAGCATTGATCGCCGGCATATCGGTAGGCATGGCCAGCCAGGGCATGCGACCGGTAGCTGAAATCCAGTTTATGGGTTTTATTAACGCCACGGTGGAGCAGATGCTGTGTCACGCAGGGCGTTTACGCAATCGTACGCGCGGCCGACTCAGCTGTCCGATGGTGTTACGTGCACCCTTTGGCGGTGGCATTCATGCGCCGGAACATCATTCCGAAAGCACGGAAGCCATGTTCGCACACATGCCGGGTTTACGTGTGGTGATCCCGTCATCGCCAACCCGAGCCTATGGCCTGTTGTTATCCGCCATCCGCAATCCCGATCCTGTTGTTTTTCTGGAGCCCAAACGGATCTATCGCATGGTTCGCCAGCAGGTTGTTGATGACGGTCAGGGCCTGCCCCTGGACACCTGCTTCACATTACGGGAAGGCACTGACCTGACGCTTGTGTCGTGGGGTGCCATGGTCCATGAAACTCTGCTGGCGGCGAAGCAACTGGAAGAAATCGGCGTGGCTGCGGAAGTGATTGATGTGGCTACGATAAGTCCATTGGACATGGACACTATTCGACGTTCGGTGGAAAAAACCGGGCGCTGTGTTGTGATTCAGGAAGCACCGCGCAGTTTCGGTGTGGGTTCGGAGATCAGCGCACGTATTGCCGAGGAGGCGTTGTTGTATTTGCGTGCACCCGTTCAGCGGGTCGCCGGTTACGATACTCCGATGCCCTATCCCGGTAACGAGTCCCTGTATATGCCTTCGGTTGCTGATATTGTCGACGCCGCCACGGCAACACTGGAAAACGCATAA
- a CDS encoding Glu/Leu/Phe/Val dehydrogenase family protein: MFDRIERADLNELHFRHDEASGLRAIIAIHNTRLGPALGGCRFIAYQSDDDAIDDVIRLARGMSYKAAIANVPQGGGKAVILKPMQAFDRQELFQAFGSFIHDLGGRYITAVDSGSLITDMDEVARNTPYVSGTSKDGLDPSPVTALGVYAGIVAAVKHQLQRDSVNGLRIAIQGVGNVGYALAALLHRDGARLIVSDADARRVQRCIDEFAADTVAVDEIYDVDCDLFAPCGLGGVINADTIPRLRCNIVAGAANNQLSDDVQGEVLHNKGILYAPDYVINAGGLIQVSLGYLKKPASEINQRTLALGSTLSDLFARSHADNSPPEQIANRVAEALLFD; the protein is encoded by the coding sequence ATATTCGACAGAATCGAACGTGCTGATCTGAACGAATTGCATTTCCGCCACGACGAAGCCTCCGGCCTGCGCGCCATCATCGCGATCCACAACACCCGGCTCGGACCCGCTCTGGGAGGTTGTCGTTTCATTGCCTACCAGAGTGATGACGACGCCATTGATGACGTTATCCGCCTTGCCCGGGGTATGAGCTACAAAGCCGCGATTGCCAACGTGCCACAGGGTGGCGGTAAAGCAGTGATCCTCAAACCCATGCAGGCGTTTGATCGGCAGGAACTGTTTCAGGCTTTTGGCAGCTTCATCCACGACCTGGGTGGGCGCTATATCACGGCCGTAGACAGTGGCAGTCTGATTACCGACATGGATGAAGTCGCCAGAAATACACCTTACGTCTCAGGTACCTCAAAAGACGGCCTGGATCCGTCCCCGGTGACCGCACTCGGTGTTTACGCAGGTATTGTCGCCGCGGTGAAGCACCAGCTGCAACGGGATTCCGTCAATGGCCTGCGCATCGCCATACAGGGCGTGGGCAATGTCGGATATGCACTGGCAGCCTTGCTGCACCGCGATGGCGCTCGCCTGATTGTCAGTGATGCAGATGCCCGGCGTGTGCAACGCTGTATTGATGAATTTGCTGCGGACACAGTGGCTGTCGATGAGATTTATGATGTCGACTGTGATCTGTTTGCGCCTTGCGGCCTGGGCGGTGTCATTAATGCCGACACTATTCCTCGGTTGCGTTGCAACATTGTCGCCGGCGCGGCCAACAATCAGCTCAGTGACGATGTTCAGGGAGAGGTGCTGCATAACAAAGGCATCCTGTACGCACCGGACTATGTCATCAACGCAGGTGGTCTCATTCAGGTGTCACTCGGATACCTGAAAAAACCGGCCAGCGAAATCAATCAGCGTACACTCGCTCTGGGTAGCACGCTGTCAGATCTGTTCGCACGCAGTCACGCTGACAACAGTCCTCCAGAACAGATTGCCAATCGGGTGGCTGAAGCCTTGCTGTTTGACTAG
- the pdhA gene encoding pyruvate dehydrogenase (acetyl-transferring) E1 component subunit alpha → MFDVLDQTPGKLGFIDAHGKLVNELPDGVSIDWLQQSYQHMVRIRQLDKKAVALQRTGQMHTYPSCLGQEAIGTGIGMAMQDADVLVPYYRDQATQVLRGVSMQQILQVWGGDERGNLFEGAAVKDFPNCVPIGTQMSHAAGIAAAMKSRGVKQAVVANCGDGATSRGDVYEALNLVGVWQLPMVAVINNNQWAISVPRGLQTATATLAEKALAVGIDSIQIDGNDVVAVFQAVRNALTRARSGKGGTLIEAVSYRLSDHTTADDATRYREASEVSQAWEYDPVKRLQTYLHELGQWTPAQEQSLLAEVKQSIDKAVADYLNTAPQAADDFMAYVFAAMPQPLQAQRERLLARLERDNAAGGNCDDS, encoded by the coding sequence ATGTTCGATGTTCTGGATCAGACGCCAGGCAAACTCGGATTTATCGATGCTCACGGTAAGCTGGTTAACGAGTTGCCTGACGGTGTCAGTATCGACTGGCTACAGCAAAGTTATCAGCACATGGTGCGTATCCGGCAGCTGGACAAGAAGGCTGTTGCGCTGCAGCGTACAGGCCAGATGCACACCTATCCATCCTGTCTGGGCCAGGAGGCGATCGGCACCGGTATTGGCATGGCCATGCAGGATGCTGATGTGCTGGTGCCGTATTACCGTGATCAGGCAACGCAGGTACTGCGTGGCGTAAGCATGCAGCAGATTCTGCAGGTCTGGGGCGGAGACGAGCGTGGCAACCTGTTTGAAGGCGCCGCCGTTAAAGATTTCCCCAACTGTGTGCCAATTGGCACACAAATGAGTCATGCCGCAGGTATTGCCGCTGCCATGAAAAGCCGTGGTGTAAAGCAGGCCGTTGTTGCCAACTGTGGCGACGGTGCCACCTCGCGCGGTGATGTGTACGAGGCGCTCAATCTCGTGGGTGTGTGGCAACTGCCCATGGTTGCCGTCATCAATAATAATCAATGGGCCATCTCAGTGCCGCGTGGTCTGCAAACTGCCACCGCAACGCTGGCGGAGAAGGCGCTGGCCGTCGGCATTGACAGTATCCAGATTGATGGCAACGATGTGGTTGCGGTGTTTCAGGCTGTGCGTAATGCTCTGACCAGGGCGCGAAGCGGCAAAGGGGGCACGTTGATCGAGGCAGTCAGTTACCGTTTAAGCGATCACACCACGGCAGATGATGCGACCCGGTACCGTGAGGCCAGCGAAGTCAGTCAGGCCTGGGAATACGATCCGGTGAAGCGTCTGCAGACCTATCTGCATGAACTCGGGCAGTGGACACCAGCGCAGGAGCAGTCCTTGCTCGCGGAGGTCAAACAGAGCATCGACAAGGCGGTAGCAGACTACCTGAATACCGCACCCCAGGCGGCCGATGATTTTATGGCTTATGTCTTTGCCGCCATGCCCCAGCCGTTGCAGGCACAGCGTGAACGTTTGCTGGCCAGGCTGGAGCGTGACAATGCAGCGGGAGGCAATTGTGATGACAGCTAA
- a CDS encoding endonuclease/exonuclease/phosphatase family protein: MITVLWWINILLLVVCLLPLWRNEHWLVRSLDFPRLQFSVLLLIAIVADLLLFDWQAWQSWVMISALVFCLGFQMWWILPYGPWHKTEVANARTPDADNTLSLVTANVLTPNRNADALLTLVRQSQPDILVTLESDDWWQQRLDVLESDYPYTVKCPLDNLYGMHVYSRLPLLNARTEYLVEKDVPSIHTEIELRSGRRVFAHFLHPAPPSPTENATSGPRDKELVLVARQVQAAEGPRLVTGDLNDVAWSETTRLFRKLSGLLDPRIGRGMFNSFHAKFWFCRWPLDHLFISHHFTLSRMRRLTAFGSDHFAIFAEIVIEAGNGQKGNGPEADSDDRAMARDKIS, from the coding sequence ATGATCACAGTTCTTTGGTGGATAAATATTCTGCTGTTAGTTGTCTGCCTGCTGCCGCTGTGGCGTAACGAACACTGGCTGGTGCGGTCACTGGACTTTCCCCGTCTACAGTTCTCAGTGCTGCTGCTGATTGCGATTGTGGCTGATCTGTTGCTCTTTGACTGGCAGGCCTGGCAGAGCTGGGTGATGATATCGGCGCTGGTGTTCTGTCTCGGTTTCCAGATGTGGTGGATACTGCCCTACGGCCCCTGGCATAAAACCGAGGTTGCTAATGCCAGGACACCGGATGCGGATAATACCCTCAGCCTGGTCACAGCCAATGTATTGACGCCCAATCGCAACGCGGATGCCTTGCTGACACTGGTTCGCCAGAGTCAACCTGACATTCTGGTAACGCTGGAGTCCGATGACTGGTGGCAGCAGCGACTTGATGTTCTGGAGTCGGACTATCCTTACACCGTCAAATGTCCGCTGGACAACCTCTACGGCATGCATGTGTATTCGCGGCTGCCGCTACTGAATGCCCGCACCGAGTACCTTGTGGAAAAAGACGTACCTTCCATCCATACGGAGATTGAACTTCGTTCCGGGCGGCGGGTATTTGCGCATTTCCTGCATCCGGCGCCGCCCAGTCCCACGGAAAATGCGACCTCCGGCCCACGTGATAAAGAGCTGGTGCTGGTGGCCCGGCAGGTGCAGGCAGCAGAGGGGCCGAGACTGGTCACTGGCGACCTGAATGACGTTGCCTGGTCGGAAACGACCCGGCTTTTTCGCAAATTAAGCGGACTGCTTGATCCCCGGATCGGTCGTGGGATGTTTAACAGCTTTCACGCCAAATTCTGGTTCTGCCGCTGGCCGCTGGATCATCTTTTCATCAGCCATCATTTTACCTTGTCCCGGATGCGGCGACTGACAGCCTTTGGTTCGGATCACTTTGCCATTTTTGCGGAGATAGTGATCGAAGCCGGTAACGGACAGAAAGGCAATGGTCCAGAGGCAGATAGTGACGATCGCGCGATGGCACGGGATAAAATTTCATAA
- a CDS encoding thioredoxin domain-containing protein: MRETTKQIKQERNKASVIDSGFVRRWQILILALTGLFAGNVTASGDFALLDHNGQFHQLSRYAEQDAAVILVVSDQDQTSRRALASLQQIRQRLQTDSSANDIVYFLLYAEANPDRRLVQSMVAVQETDVPVLLDDAQIVLATLEAQQLGDVFVLDPGSQEVVYRGGLGAPDDSGDSQTDALTQALTGTLGGSSDVEESARATGPDINYVYQQQLRERTVSYQSEIAPILQRRCAHCHVEEGLAPWAMNRHLMILGWSPMIREVVMTRRMPPGQIDGYVGDWQQTHELPAQELATLIHWIDQGAPQDGDVDPLSEAKPETEAWPLGEPDLVVDVPAQSLPATGIVDFLLESADLSLSEDKWLRAVAYDVGDKSVLHSLMIYARNEGAPVMSETDLIDPEVSDYVSIFVPGERADEFPANSAYQLQADRDLAFKIRYLTSGRETVDRTRIGLYFQDEAPDMVVETLEIANKNISIPAGAAEHRETALSEPLASDMYLSSLSPHAHGRAKSMQLTAVLPDGERELIANVANYNFNWQLTYRLQQPLLLPAGTRLEAVTVYDNSLANPYNADPDVSVQWGVSDQDEMFNHYVRFLRAR, from the coding sequence ATGCGAGAAACGACAAAACAGATCAAACAAGAGAGAAACAAAGCGAGCGTCATTGACAGCGGCTTTGTGCGTCGCTGGCAAATTCTGATTCTGGCGTTGACTGGCCTGTTTGCGGGCAATGTTACCGCCAGCGGTGACTTCGCCCTGCTGGATCACAACGGTCAATTTCATCAGCTTAGCCGGTACGCCGAACAGGATGCGGCCGTGATTCTGGTGGTGTCAGATCAGGACCAGACATCGCGGCGCGCGCTTGCGTCTCTGCAGCAGATTCGTCAACGTTTGCAGACGGACTCATCTGCCAATGATATTGTGTATTTTCTGTTGTACGCCGAAGCCAATCCTGATCGGCGCCTGGTTCAGTCCATGGTGGCAGTTCAGGAAACCGATGTCCCAGTGTTGCTTGATGATGCGCAGATTGTGCTGGCGACGCTGGAAGCGCAACAACTGGGTGATGTTTTTGTTCTCGACCCGGGCTCGCAGGAGGTTGTATATCGAGGTGGACTCGGTGCGCCTGATGATTCCGGCGACAGCCAGACTGATGCGTTGACGCAGGCGCTGACAGGCACATTGGGCGGTTCCTCTGATGTTGAGGAGTCAGCTCGGGCCACTGGGCCGGATATCAACTATGTTTATCAGCAACAATTGCGTGAGCGCACGGTTTCCTATCAGAGTGAAATTGCCCCCATACTGCAGCGTCGGTGTGCCCACTGCCATGTTGAAGAAGGCCTGGCCCCCTGGGCAATGAATCGTCACCTGATGATATTGGGCTGGAGTCCGATGATACGTGAAGTAGTGATGACCCGTCGCATGCCACCGGGTCAGATTGATGGCTATGTCGGTGACTGGCAACAGACTCATGAGCTGCCGGCGCAGGAACTGGCCACGTTGATCCACTGGATTGATCAGGGTGCACCTCAGGATGGCGATGTCGACCCGCTGAGCGAAGCGAAGCCTGAGACAGAGGCCTGGCCGCTTGGTGAACCCGATCTGGTTGTGGATGTACCGGCCCAGTCTTTACCGGCAACAGGCATTGTTGATTTTTTGCTGGAAAGCGCTGATCTGTCGCTGTCCGAGGATAAATGGCTGCGTGCGGTCGCCTATGATGTCGGCGATAAAAGTGTGCTGCACAGCCTGATGATTTATGCCCGCAACGAAGGTGCGCCGGTGATGTCGGAGACCGATCTGATCGACCCCGAGGTGTCTGACTATGTCAGTATATTTGTGCCCGGCGAACGCGCTGACGAGTTTCCGGCAAACTCGGCTTACCAGTTGCAGGCGGACCGTGACCTGGCTTTCAAGATTCGTTATCTGACCTCAGGCCGGGAGACGGTAGACCGTACCCGTATCGGTCTCTATTTTCAGGATGAAGCGCCGGATATGGTTGTTGAGACTCTGGAAATCGCCAACAAGAACATCAGTATTCCCGCCGGTGCCGCAGAACACCGGGAGACTGCACTTAGTGAGCCGCTGGCGAGCGATATGTATCTCAGCAGTCTGTCACCCCATGCGCACGGCCGTGCCAAAAGTATGCAGCTGACGGCAGTGCTTCCCGATGGCGAACGAGAATTGATTGCCAATGTCGCAAACTATAATTTCAACTGGCAATTGACCTATCGTCTGCAACAACCCTTACTGCTGCCGGCCGGTACCCGTCTGGAAGCGGTGACCGTGTACGACAATTCACTGGCCAATCCCTACAATGCTGATCCCGATGTCTCGGTGCAGTGGGGTGTAAGTGACCAGGATGAAATGTTCAATCACTATGTGCGATTTCTGCGTGCTCGCTGA
- a CDS encoding SDR family oxidoreductase produces the protein MTRTVLITGASSGFGEACAKKFAESGDNLVLLARRNERLQSLAGELTAQCRVQSLSIDLTDAAALEAALQTLPDWCQNPDILINNAGLALGLSAAHEADMQDWATMINTNITALVHMTRLLLPGMVARNRGHIINVGSTAGSWPYPGGNVYGATKAFVQQFSRELRADLLGKQIKVSNIEPGMAETEFSLVRFKQDQNKADNVYDGTQPLTARDIADIIHWVCSVPPHVNINAMEVMPLCQAWGPLKVDRDMA, from the coding sequence ATGACCCGAACTGTTTTGATTACCGGCGCCTCGTCCGGTTTTGGCGAAGCCTGCGCGAAAAAATTTGCTGAATCGGGTGACAATCTGGTTTTACTGGCACGCCGCAATGAGCGTCTGCAGTCGCTTGCCGGCGAACTGACTGCACAGTGTCGCGTGCAGTCACTGAGCATCGACCTGACTGACGCGGCTGCACTTGAAGCAGCACTGCAGACATTACCTGACTGGTGCCAGAACCCTGACATTCTGATCAACAATGCCGGACTGGCTCTGGGGTTGTCGGCAGCGCATGAAGCGGACATGCAGGACTGGGCAACCATGATCAACACCAACATTACGGCACTGGTACACATGACACGACTGTTGCTGCCAGGCATGGTCGCCAGAAACCGTGGCCATATAATCAATGTCGGCTCCACCGCCGGCAGCTGGCCCTATCCTGGGGGCAATGTGTATGGCGCGACCAAAGCGTTTGTACAGCAATTCAGTCGTGAGTTAAGAGCAGACTTACTGGGCAAACAAATCAAGGTCAGCAATATCGAGCCCGGAATGGCAGAAACGGAGTTTTCGCTGGTAAGATTCAAACAGGACCAGAACAAGGCGGACAATGTCTACGACGGCACACAACCCCTGACCGCACGGGATATTGCTGACATCATTCACTGGGTGTGCAGTGTTCCGCCCCACGTCAATATCAATGCCATGGAAGTCATGCCGCTGTGTCAGGCATGGGGCCCATTAAAAGTTGACCGTGACATGGCCTAG
- a CDS encoding dihydrolipoamide acetyltransferase family protein, with amino-acid sequence MRYFKLPDLGEGLQEAEIVEWHIKAGDTVSEDQVIVSVETAKAIVDVPSPCAGKVLTLFGAAGDQVHVGEPLLEYADAKNDDSGTVVGKVKTGSAEIETDDFIIGSPEPASTAAADSRNSDRVLATPLIKALAKRLNVDLTQVAGSGSHGLITTDDVEKAAQVRDDFGSATTLSGVRRVMAKNMARAHAEVVGVTLYDDVDIHAWKKQEDPTMRLVRAIGLACKDAPQFNAWFDGSNLSLRLIDRVDLGIAVDTPDGLFVPVLRDIAGRKTTDLRKGLNNLRDAVKSRKIPPQEMTGATITLSNFGTIAGRYANPVIVPPTVAILGAGKMRDEVVAVDGVPAVHRVLPLSLTFDHRAASGGEAARFLALVMQDLAKA; translated from the coding sequence ATGAGGTATTTTAAGCTGCCCGATTTGGGTGAGGGATTGCAGGAAGCCGAAATTGTCGAGTGGCATATCAAGGCTGGCGATACAGTCAGCGAAGATCAGGTCATTGTCTCTGTGGAAACAGCCAAGGCGATTGTTGATGTGCCGTCGCCCTGCGCGGGCAAAGTATTGACGCTGTTTGGCGCCGCCGGCGATCAGGTACACGTGGGTGAACCGTTGCTGGAATATGCCGATGCAAAGAATGATGACAGCGGCACTGTGGTTGGCAAAGTCAAAACCGGCAGTGCCGAAATAGAGACCGACGATTTTATCATTGGCAGCCCTGAGCCAGCGTCGACGGCCGCCGCGGATAGTCGCAACAGTGACAGGGTGCTGGCCACGCCGCTGATCAAGGCACTGGCCAAGCGCCTCAATGTTGATCTGACCCAGGTTGCCGGATCGGGCTCGCATGGCCTGATAACCACGGATGATGTGGAAAAGGCGGCGCAGGTGCGTGATGATTTTGGCAGTGCCACGACGCTGAGCGGTGTACGCCGGGTAATGGCAAAAAACATGGCCAGAGCACATGCAGAAGTTGTCGGCGTAACCCTTTACGATGACGTTGATATTCATGCCTGGAAGAAACAGGAAGACCCGACCATGCGTCTGGTGCGCGCGATCGGGCTCGCCTGTAAAGATGCACCGCAATTTAACGCTTGGTTTGACGGCAGCAATCTGTCATTGCGCCTGATTGATCGGGTCGACCTGGGTATTGCTGTGGATACGCCCGACGGGCTGTTTGTGCCTGTGTTAAGAGACATTGCGGGTCGAAAGACAACGGATTTGCGCAAAGGACTCAATAATCTACGCGATGCCGTCAAGTCGCGCAAAATCCCGCCACAGGAAATGACGGGGGCCACCATTACATTATCCAATTTCGGGACGATTGCTGGACGCTATGCCAATCCGGTGATCGTGCCACCGACAGTGGCAATTCTGGGCGCAGGGAAGATGCGCGACGAAGTAGTGGCAGTAGACGGAGTACCTGCTGTCCATCGTGTGTTGCCACTATCGTTGACCTTTGATCACAGGGCGGCCAGCGGGGGTGAAGCGGCCAGGTTTCTTGCGCTCGTCATGCAGGATCTGGCGAAAGCCTGA
- a CDS encoding NAD(P)H-dependent flavin oxidoreductase: MSRLPPVLENLSFPVIGSPLFIISNPKLLIAQCIAGVVGSMPALNARPAEQLEDWLAEITETLAAYNEANPDKPAAPFAINQIVHRSNDRLDHDMALCEKYKVPIVITSLGAREDVNKAVQAWGGIVLHDVINNVFARKAIEKGADGLICVAAGAGGHASVKSPFAMVQEIREWFDGPLLLAGSIATGHAILAAQAMGADFAYIGSPFIATDEARAVDDYKKMIVESNSDDIVYSNFYTGVHGNYLKESIRNAGMDPDNLPESDPSKMNFGGGDEKRAWRDIWGCGQGIGSIREVVPTATLVARLQREYAEAKNRLCQ, translated from the coding sequence ATGTCTCGATTGCCACCCGTACTTGAAAATCTGTCTTTTCCCGTGATTGGATCGCCGCTGTTTATTATCAGTAACCCGAAACTGCTCATTGCTCAATGTATTGCCGGTGTGGTTGGCTCGATGCCAGCGTTGAACGCCCGGCCGGCTGAACAGCTGGAGGACTGGCTGGCGGAAATCACTGAAACCCTGGCTGCGTATAACGAAGCCAATCCAGACAAACCAGCAGCCCCGTTTGCCATCAATCAGATTGTACACCGCAGTAATGACCGCCTTGATCACGATATGGCCTTATGTGAAAAATACAAAGTGCCCATTGTCATCACCAGTCTGGGGGCGCGTGAAGACGTCAATAAAGCGGTGCAGGCCTGGGGCGGCATCGTACTGCATGATGTGATTAACAATGTGTTTGCCCGCAAAGCCATCGAAAAGGGTGCTGATGGCTTGATCTGTGTCGCCGCCGGTGCAGGTGGCCATGCCAGCGTCAAAAGTCCGTTTGCCATGGTGCAGGAGATACGGGAATGGTTTGATGGGCCGTTGCTGCTGGCCGGCTCGATTGCAACCGGTCATGCCATTCTGGCGGCGCAGGCGATGGGAGCAGATTTCGCCTATATCGGCTCACCTTTTATTGCTACCGATGAAGCGCGTGCCGTTGATGACTACAAGAAAATGATTGTGGAAAGTAATTCAGATGACATCGTCTACAGCAATTTCTACACCGGCGTGCATGGCAATTACCTGAAAGAGAGTATCCGCAATGCCGGCATGGACCCGGACAATCTGCCTGAATCTGACCCCAGCAAAATGAATTTTGGCGGTGGTGATGAGAAACGTGCATGGCGTGATATCTGGGGCTGCGGTCAGGGTATTGGATCGATTCGCGAAGTTGTGCCCACCGCCACTCTGGTGGCGCGTCTGCAGCGTGAATACGCGGAAGCCAAAAATCGCCTTTGCCAGTAA